From Ipomoea triloba cultivar NCNSP0323 chromosome 5, ASM357664v1, the proteins below share one genomic window:
- the LOC116020789 gene encoding uncharacterized protein LOC116020789 isoform X4 encodes MDFHSMKRKELQELCKNHGIPANLSNVEMANRLSSIFKGSEKEKPMIRGQSCLKVVGDGENDSDGVNRKAKKVRFSPENELIEFTKSIAKRGCRRKSRMGNSCLIVENACNVELNQRAAKRSPVRVTRSRGLQLLDEGDAEKKVTKRGSNGNGRVEKLCSENEVRVATRRALRNREMQDEDLRESEGVAEGLRKSEWQQNPGSAKGIEDVSESKQIGEEPQGAFRRSKRNAAKKDNGDVGKNENNNGGRLGRKQALLEVEASELEMDGVRCAENGVALVTGDNKEVGVVTRRSLRNRVITVEGKKEREEDTAGLRRSGRQSKQGPLGSDGVHQSQDILEEPKKEQRRSKRNVSNVKDTERNVTLAKDTVMFDENKNSGKVRLGRNQIKLEVKTCKREAAGLKIAEDSFASSNGENRACTKRLLRNKKVAVSEDIDEGLKKMGGQTSIRNEKSGEEGPQNKQIKEELSKGLRRSKRTAAKMDESQYPYQGIGKSKMVRKEQKARSQFAKSVEASMPATEIAALEKNEVGKEPAKATIGSSPQNSMMPLLEKATKETEASSFGAMSETETADESRLEVLIQVEEPTSISPRSSSFNTQFETESAALSRLEVVNQVGERTGGSPRRATVQKSGATFGNVHQNMNQNLSSHLTSNASLEVEVIKDDEMSEADGLKHKTVMLYCNSSIDEQVDSNKTVASRELSNDSSKSFDEHEGTVAEEMRTSRRNASDETGRIHNATVNAAVEKESCNKKSTPAETSSQQLRVDATRDDKIVQPVGEDKDSGSKNMALGVSIAEDLTKINEQCTHVALLSGITDTETTKEPTSTEPLMDESCLEGNESEETRHKKNQVSPNNVGDRIGEVGEVKIPLLVSGVEYSRSDLVDLHTDTEVQIVDIPVTESKGFAEMVKVSMEVNVENSLDDLEVANLAEQEPSEDFNFDIDSASIEANSTIDCYKSNGQLYLTAGVKEMQKKELTEIGYAESVGKEDEIAGENELVVIAEPLNRANEKSPETQVSLVEDRMSNGEKKSLQIGDCTQVAVLSCVEVTDILNEPMNSGSFIDDTIMTSNKFEESAKQSKQRLSPKVDNRKKMEEVNSPQLENAIKESFFELVTSHTDHVEQEKVLVDEIKDISDKVNISLEENAEKPLGGLVDYNVVHCETYEGVNVDREEEMEEVNSPQLENAIKESFAELVTSHTDHVEQEKVLVDEIKDFSDEVNISLEENAEKPLGGLVGYNVVHCETYDGVNVDREEEMEEVNSPQLDNAVKESFAELVTSHTDHLEQEKVLGDEIKDLSDKVNISLEENAEKPLGGLVDYNVVHCETYEGVNVDREEEMEEVNSPQLDNAVKESFAELVTSHTDHVEQEKVLVDEIKDLSDKVNISLEENDEKPLGGLVDYNVVHCETYDGVNVDREEEMEEVNSPQLDNAVKESFAELVTSHTDHVEQEKVLVDEIKDLSDKVNISLEENAEKSLGDLVGHNPVHSITYDGINVDRDTVPFEIISPTKAYGCIDQSDLAADTKEKQTEEVAELQYACSLSKGIGSTIQLVEHAVRGELSGEKKLAVNAADSVNIFATMKVPNDVLQDTLDDRPGENLEDGYQRFEKAGFVDSSEKHKCDASILELHAGNAENIVAEPASTADWKKALQLGEQSSKLRNSIEFVFVEGDEILKDGDLEDQGIQVDAPDNDGKPSVSDATERRSENSLQEARGSNAEGSVNNVEHEHFPPSESNLQKHGEFANDAGTEIHNQRTYSNGLETGRGLCECEDGYDVMEPEEQLRLLFSTPIKDGSACEENANACYMDSNKTSGQFTDASIAGEELRKLFTTSGDVSCPNGNDKCSDQSTNGLESHRCLSNCECGSDSTEQDDHLRLLFSTPKSVRGTDEENVKDFYMDKMIEASDAELQKNDLPGSVDSEIEETFKFAEPLGAHGNFPCGTEGSNNCYDNLIATFKVEDSLKASDEVSEEPWISSEAVVLQEGFVHGDISQDSQELNVSAIEKRSGEDGPSENNAEINPCAECPDSGAEFSPSSSLKLNLCLGGNMEEKAQQSQVENICSSSKCNYIKKDDIKGCPTAMVDNDQIIANSYLLFDSPSKLHAITDKRNDLDSNSNECSSTNEDNLGGQSLVVAEMSQPSSCGLVDPQESIASSALHVNESNSSTEENKCWRAKAAEMELYTSQPCLKPTHQSTAEIDSDGDKDASLSLEKNGSREEQNANSSLLRKSDTRRILIHATPYKKPMRVDMKENAPAPKGGLIGTLTAARPENRRRPLKDLQWNDGKN; translated from the exons ATGGATTTTCACAGCATGAAAAGGAAGGAACTTCAAGAGCTGTGCAAGAACCATGGCATTCCTGCGAATTTATCGAATGTCGAAATGGCCAACAGGCTTTCTTCCATTTTTAAG GGAAGTGAAAAAGAAAAGCCCATGATTCGTGGGCAGTCGTGTTTGAAGGTGGTGGGTGATGGTGAAAATGATTCGGATGGTGTAAATAGGAAGGCCAAGAAAGTTAGGTTTAGCCCTGAAAATGAGCTGATTGAGTTCACTAAATCAATTGCAAAAAGGGGGTGTAGGAGGAAATCAAGGATGGGAAATTCTTGCTTGATTGTTGAGAATGCCTGTAATGTTGAGCTAAACCAAAGAGCAGCAAAGAGAAGCCCGGTTAGAGTTACCCGGTCACGGGGACTACAATTGTTGGATGAAGGGGATGCTGAGAAGAAGGTAACCAAAAGGGGCTCGAATGGTAACGGTAGAGTAGAGAAATTATGTTCTGAAAATGAAGTTAGAGTAGCCACAAGGAGAGCATTGAGGAATAGAGAGATGCAAGATGAAGATTTGAGAGAAAGTGAGGGTGTTGCTGAGGGACTGAGGAAGAGTGAATGGCAACAAAACCCGGGTAGTGCCAAAGGAATTGAGGATGTTTCTGAGAGTAAACAGATTGGTGAGGAACCTCAAGGTGCATTTAGGCGATCGAAGAGGAATGCAGCGAAGAAGGATAATGGAGATGTTggtaaaaatgaaaacaataatgGGGGAAGGTTGGGTAGAAAGCAGGCACTGTTAGAAGTTGAAGCTTCAGAATTGGAGATGGATGGAGTCAGATGTGCTGAAAATGGTGTGGCCTTGGTGACTGGTGACAATAAGGAGGTTGGAGTTGTCACTAGGAGATCATTAAGAAATAGGGTGATAACAGTGGAAgggaagaaagaaagagaggaaGATACTGCAGGGTTGAGAAGAAGTGGAAGACAGAGTAAGCAAGGTCCATTAGGCAGTGATGGAGTTCATCAAAGTCAAGATATTTTGGAGGAACCCAAAAAGGAACAGAGGAGATCAAAGAGGAATGTTTCAAATGTCAAAGACACGGAGAGGAATGTTACACTTGCCAAAGACACAGTAATGTTTGATGAGAACAAAAACTCTGGGAAGGTAAGATTGGGAAGAAATCAGATTAAATTGGAAGTGAAAACTTGTAAACGGGAGGCTGCTGGACTCAAGATTGCTGAAGATAGTTTTGCTTCTAGTAATGGCGAAAACAGAGCTTGCACAAAGAGATTGTTGAGGAACAAAAAGGTTGCAGTTAGCGAGGACATTGATGAAGGATTGAAGAAAATGGGAGGACAAACAAGTATCAGAAATGAGAAATCTGGTGAGGAAGGTCCTCAAAACAAACAGATTAAAGAGGAACTAAGCAAGGGACTGAGGAGATCAAAGCGTACTGCAGCCAAAATGGATGAATCACAGTATCCATACCAGGGAATTGGTAAAAGTAAAATGGTTAGAAAGGAGCAGAAAGCCAGAAGTCAGTTTGCCAAGAGTGTGGAAGCATCTATGCCTGCAACTGAAATTGCAGCTTTGGAGAAAAATGAAGTAGGTAAAGAACCAGCAAAAGCTACAATTGGAAGTAGCCCACAAAACTCTATGATGCCTTTGCTTGAGAAAGCTACCAAAGAGACGGAAGCTTCCTCATTCGGCGCAATGTCTGAAACTGAAACTGCAGATGAGAGTAGATTAGAAGTGCTTATTCAAGTTGAAGAACCAACAAGTATTTCACCTAGAAGTTCTTCATTTAACACTCAGTTTGAAACTGAAAGTGCAGCTCTGAGTAGATTAGAAGTGGTTAATCAAGTTGGAGAACGAACAGGTGGTTCACCTAGAAGAGCTACTGTACAAAAATCCGGGGCAACATTTGGAAATGTTCATCAAAATATGAACCAAAATTTGTCAAGTCATTTAACATCGAATGCCAGTCTTGAGGTGGAGGTCATTAAAGATGATGAGATGTCTGAAGCTGATGGGCTGAAGCATAAAACTGTTATGCTTTACTGCAATTCATCCATTGATGAACAAGTTGATTCTAACAAAACTGTTGCAAGCAGGGAATTAAGCAACGACTCAAGCAAATCATTTGATGAACATGAAGGAACAGTGGCAGAAGAGATGAGGACATCTAGAAGGAATGCTTCTGATGAAACTGGGAGAATTCACAATGCTACTGTGAATGCTGCAGTGGAAAAAGAATCATGTAATAAGAAGAGCACACCTGCTGAAACTTCTTCCCAACAGTTAAGGGTTGATGCTACTAGAGATGATAAAATTGTACAACCAGTTGGTGAAGACAAAGATTCTGGAAGCAAAAATATGGCATTGGGAGTTTCCATAGCTGAGGACTTAACAAAGATTAATGAGCAATGCACCCATGTTGCTCTGTTGTCTGGGATAACAGATACAGAAACCACAAAAGAACCAACAAGTACTGAGCCCCTTATGGATGAATCTTGCTTGGAAGGAAATGAATCTGAAGAGACAAGacataaaaaaaatcaagtttcTCCTAACAATGTTGGTGACAGAATAGGAGAAGTGGGGGAAGTAAAAATCCCTCTATTGGTTAGTGGAGTTGAGTATTCACGGTCTGACCTTGTTGACTTACACACTGATACTGAAGTCCAAATAGTGGATATTCCAGTGACTGAGTCAAAGGGCTTTGCTGAAATGGTGAAAGTTTCAATGGAAGTGAATGTAGAGAATTCATTGGATGACTTAGAAGTTGCTAATTTGGCTGAGCAAGAACCATCTGAAGACTTTAATTTTGACATAGATAGTGCTTCCATTGAGGCCAACTCCACAATCGATTGTTATAAATCCAACGGTCAATTGTACTTGACAG CTGGTGTAAAAGAGATGCAGAAAAAGGAGTTGACAGAGATTGGCTATGCAGAATCTGTAggcaaagaagatgaaattgcAGGAGAAAATGAACTGGTTGTAATAGCTGAGCCACTGAACAGAGCTAATGAAAAAAGTCCAGAAACCCAAGTTTCCTTAGTAGAAGACAGAATGAGTAATGGGGAGAAGAAATCACTACAGATTGGGGACTGCACTCAAGTTGCTGTATTGTCTTGTGTAGAAGTTACAGATATCCTCAATGAACCAATGAATTCTGGAAGCTTCATTGATGATACTATTATGACTAGCAACAAATTTGAAGAGTCAGCTAAGCAAAGCAAGCAAAGGTTATCTCCTAAAGTTGACAATAGGAAAAAAATGGAAGAAGTGAATAGCCCTCAATTGGAGAATGCAATTAAGGAGTCATTCTTTGAACTTGTTACTTCTCACACTGATCATGTGGAGCAAGAAAAAGTTCTTGTAGATGAAATAAAAGACATCTCTGATAAAGTTAACATTTCATTGGAAGAGAATGCTGAGAAGCCACTGGGTGGCTTAGTAGATTATAATGTTGTTCACTGTGAAACATATGAAGGCGTAAATGTTGATAGAGAAGAAGAGATGGAAGAAGTGAATAGCCCTCAATTGGAGAATGCAATTAAGGAGTCATTCGCTGAACTTGTTACTTCTCACACTGATCATGTGGAGCAAGAAAAAGTTCTTGTAGATGAAATAAAAGACTTCTCTGATGAAGTTAACATTTCATTGGAAGAGAATGCTGAGAAGCCACTGGGTGGCTTAGTAGGTTATAATGTTGTTCACTGTGAAAC ATATGATGGCGTAAATGTTGATAGAGAAGAAGAGATGGAAGAAGTAAATAGTCCTCAATTGGATAATGCAGTTAAGGAGTCATTCGCTGAACTTGTTACTTCTCACACTGATCATTTGGAGCAAGAAAAAGTTCTTGGAGATGAAATAAAAGACTTATCTGATAAAGTTAACATTTCATTGGAAGAGAATGCTGAGAAGCCACTGGGTGGCTTAGTAGATTATAATGTTGTTCACTGTGAAACATATGAAGGCGTAAATGTTGATAGAGAAGAAGAGATGGAAGAAGTGAATAGCCCTCAATTGGATAATGCAGTTAAGGAGTCATTCGCTGAACTTGTTACTTCTCACACTGATCAT GTGGAGCAAGAAAAAGTTCTTGTAGATGAAATAAAAGACTTATCTGATAAAGTTAACATTTCATTGGAAGAGAATGATGAGAAGCCACTGGGTGGCTTAGTAGATTATAATGTTGTTCACTGTGAAAC ATATGATGGCGTAAATGTTGATAGAGAAGAAGAGATGGAAGAAGTAAATAGTCCTCAATTGGATAATGCAGTTAAGGAGTCATTTGCTGAACTTGTTACTTCTCACACTGATCAT GTGGAGCAAGAAAAAGTTCTTGTAGATGAAATAAAAGACTTATCTGATAAAGTTAACATTTCATTGGAAGAGAATGCTGAGAAGTCACTGGGTGACTTAGTTGGTCATAATCCTGTTCACAGTATAACATATGATGGCATAAATGTTGATAGAGATACTGTTCCTTTTGAGATCATCTCCCCAACTAAGGCCTATGGATGTATTGATCAATCAGATTTGGCag CGGATACAAAGGAGAAGCAGACTGAGGAAGTGGCAGAGCTTCAATATGCATGTTCATTGAGCAAAGGCATAGGCTCTACCATTCAATTGGTTGAACATGCTGTTAGAGGTGAACTTTCAGGTGAAAAGAAGCTGGCTGTAAATGCAGCAGACAGTGTCAATATCTTTGCCACCATGAAAGTGCCCAATGATGTTCTACAGGACACCCTAGATGATAGACCTGGAGAGAACCTTGAAGATGGATACCAAAGATTTGAAAAAGCTGGTTTTGTTGATTCAAGTGAAAAGCATAAGTGTGATGCTTCCATACTAGAGCTTCATGCAGGAAATGCAGAGAACATAG TTGCAGAACCTGCTAGTACTGCGGATTGGAAGAAAGCATTGCAACTTGGGGAACAGTCAAGCAAGCTTAGAAACAGTATTGAGTTTGTCTTTGTTGAAGGAGATGAAATACTTAAAGATGGAGACTTGGAGGATCAGGGCATTCAGGTGGATGCCCCTGATAATGATGGGAAACCTTCAGTATCTGATGCAACTGAAAGGAGAAGTGAGAATAGCCTACAAGAAGCTAGAGGCAGCAATGCTGAAG GTTCTGTTAATAATGTTGAACATGAGCATTTTCCTCCTTCAGAGTCTAATCTGCAGAAGCATG GAGAATTTGCAAATGATGCCGGGACTGAAATACATAATCAAAGAACCTATTCCAATGGCCTAGAAACAGGAAGAGGCCTATGTGAATGTGAAGATGGATATGATGTTATGGAACCTG AAGAACAACTGAGATTGCTGTTTTCCACACCCATCAAAGATGGAAGCGCTTGTGAAGAGAATGCCAATGCCTGCTACATGGATAGCAACAAAACATCAGGTCAATTCACAGATGCTTCCATTGCAG GTGAAGAACTCAGAAAGTTGTTTACAACCTCTGGTGATGTTTCATGCCCCAATGGAAATGATAAGTGCAGTGATCAAAGTACCAATGGCTTAGAAAGTCATAGATGCCTCTCTAATTGTGAATGTGGATCTGATAGCACTGAACAAG ATGATCATCTTAGACTGCTGTTCTCCACACCCAAAAGTGTTAGAGGTACAGATGAAGAGAATGTCAAGGACTTCTACATGGATAAAATGATTGAGGCATCTGATGCAG AATTACAGAAAAATGATTTGCCTGGGAGTGTTGACTCTGAAATAGAGGAAACATTCAAATTTGCTGAACCATTGGGAGCTCATG gtaATTTCCCCTGCGGAACTGAGGGAAGTAATAATTGTTACGACAATCTCATTGCCACATTCAAGGTAGAAGACAGTCTAAAAGCATCTGATGAAGTTTCGGAAGAGCCATGGATCAGCAGTGAAGCAGTAGTACTGCAAgaaggttttgttcatggtgaCATTAGTCAAGATTCTCAAGAACTAAATGTGAGTGCAATCGAGAAGAGAAGTGGGGAAGATGGCCCCTCAGAGAACAATGCTGAGATTAATCCTTGTGCCG AATGCCCTGATTCTGGTGCTGAGTTTTCTCCTTCAAGCAGTCTGAAATTGAACTTATGTTTAGGAGGGAATATGGAAGAAAAAGCCCAACAATCACAGGTGGAAAATATATGTTCAAGTTCCAAATGCAACTACATTAAGAAGGATGACATAAAAGGATGCCCAACAGCTATGGTTGACAATGACCAAATAA